The DNA sequence AATATTTTGATAAGGATATTTCGGAATAAATTTAAAAGCGGCGGGCGGGTAAATTTAAAATTTGCAAATTTAAAATTTATGTAGCCAAATTTATTTTTCAAACTATCTTTTGACTCAAATAGATTTTTTAAATACTATTTTATAATTTTTCTACATAACATAAAACAGGTATTTTGACACCAAGAAGTCGTTAAACTAAATTTAGTAAGATTATTTTTGGCTATAGGGATATTTTGCGTAAGACTCATATAAATTTGAATACTTCAAGAACAAATAAGCAACTTACAAAAAGTTAAAGAAACTTTTTGTAAGAGTATTCTGTTTTTTAGCGCTATTTGCCCTCTTCAAATGCGCCTGCAGATAAGATTTTAGCTATTCTGGCATTTAAAAGCTCATCCACTTTTAGCTTTTCAAGTTTATCTAGCTCGGTTATAAAATAGCTCGCGAGCGCTTTTACGGCACTCTCTTTATCTCTATGAGCGCCGTTTATCGGCTCTTCTATGACATCGTCTATTAAATTTAAGCTTTTTAGATCATCAGCAGTTATTTTCAGCGCTTTGGTAGCTTGCTCTTGTTTTGACGGGTCGTTCCAAAGTATAGCTGCGCAACCCTCCGGCGAGATAACCGAAAAAACTGAATTTCGCATCATGGCTAGCTTGTCGGCTACGCCTATGGCTAGAGCCCCGCCGCTTCCGCCTTCGCCTATAACGACGGCTATCATTGGGGTTTTTAAATTTGCAAATTCAAATAAATTTCTAGCTATCGCCTCGCTTTGACCGCGCTCCTCAGCTGCAACGCCCGGATATGCGCCTGGAGTATCTATTAAAAATAGTATCGGAAGTCCGAATTTCTCAGCCATTTTAGCTACTCGCAAAGCTTTACGGTAGCCCTCTGGATGAGGCATGCCAAAATTTCTTTTTAGTTTATTTTTGGTTCCTCGGCCCTTTTGCTCGCCTATAACGACGACTTTTTTAGAGCCTATATAGCCGATAAAACAAACTATGGCTCCATCATCGCGATACGCTCTATCGCCGTGAAGCTCATAGTAATCCCTCATCATGCCTTTGATGTAATCAATAGCATAAGGGCGATCCGGGTGACGAGCTAAAGCAAGGCGCTGAAACTCGTTAAGATTTTTGTAAATTTTAGCAGTCTCTTTTTCTAAATTTTTATTTAGAATTTCTACCGCATGTTCATCGCCGCGAATCCTCGCATTTGCGATATCATCATCTATTTGCTTAATACCTTGTTCAAAGTCTAGATAACTTGCCATTATATCTTCTTAAATATAATAGAGCCGTTCGTACCGCCGAATCCAAAAGAGTTACTCATAACGGCGTTTAGCTCAGCTTTTCTAGCCACGTTTGGCACATAGTCTAGATCGCACTCCTCGTCTTTGGTTGCGTAGTTAATTGTAGGCGGTATAAGGCCTTCTTGCATAGCCATTATGGATACGACAGCCTCTATCGCGCCAGCCGCACCAAGGCAGTGTCCCGTTTGCCCCTTAGTAGAGCTAACCGGAGGCACATTGCCGCCAAAAAGAGCTTTTAACGCTGCAGTTTCGTTTTTATCATTTGTCGGCGTCGAGGTGCCGTGTGCATTAATGTAGTCGATCTGTAAATTTCCAGCCATTTTCAAGGCCTTTTTCATCGCAGAAAGCGGTCCTTCAAGCGAAGGCGAAGTGATGTGATATGCATCGCCGCTCTCGCCAAAACCGACCACCTCGGCATAAATTTTAGCCCCTCTAGCCTTAGCGCTTTCATACTCTTCAAGTACGAGCGCACCGCTTCCTTCACCCATTACAAAGCCGTCTCTGTCTTTATCAAAAGGTCTTGATGCCGTCTGTGGATCGTCGTTTCTAGTAGAAAGCGCCTTCATAGCCGCAAATCCGCCGATGCCTACGCCGCAAACCGTAGACTCGGAGCCTACGACTAGCATTTTTTGCGCTTCACCGACCATAATGGTTTTAGCCGCCTCAATGATGGCGTGAGTAGATGCCGCGCATGCGGTTACGCTAGAGATATTAGGCCCTTTTAGGCCATGCTCTATCGAAACTATGCCGCCCAGCATATTTACTAGCGCAGAAGGTATAAAAAATGGAGAAATACGTCTCGAGCCTTTTTCAAGCAAGATATTGGAGTTTTTTTCGATATTAGGCAAACCGCCTATGCCGGCAGCCGAGCTAACACCGAAATTTTCAGCGTCAAATTCGCCGAAATTTGCATCAG is a window from the Campylobacter massiliensis genome containing:
- the accA gene encoding acetyl-CoA carboxylase carboxyl transferase subunit alpha, with the translated sequence MASYLDFEQGIKQIDDDIANARIRGDEHAVEILNKNLEKETAKIYKNLNEFQRLALARHPDRPYAIDYIKGMMRDYYELHGDRAYRDDGAIVCFIGYIGSKKVVVIGEQKGRGTKNKLKRNFGMPHPEGYRKALRVAKMAEKFGLPILFLIDTPGAYPGVAAEERGQSEAIARNLFEFANLKTPMIAVVIGEGGSGGALAIGVADKLAMMRNSVFSVISPEGCAAILWNDPSKQEQATKALKITADDLKSLNLIDDVIEEPINGAHRDKESAVKALASYFITELDKLEKLKVDELLNARIAKILSAGAFEEGK
- a CDS encoding beta-ketoacyl-ACP synthase II, with product MKRVVVTGIGMINALGLDKDSSFKAICEGKTGVKKITSFDVSDFPVQIAAEITDFDPLSVMDAKEVKKVDRFIQLGLKAAKEAMADANFGEFDAENFGVSSAAGIGGLPNIEKNSNILLEKGSRRISPFFIPSALVNMLGGIVSIEHGLKGPNISSVTACAASTHAIIEAAKTIMVGEAQKMLVVGSESTVCGVGIGGFAAMKALSTRNDDPQTASRPFDKDRDGFVMGEGSGALVLEEYESAKARGAKIYAEVVGFGESGDAYHITSPSLEGPLSAMKKALKMAGNLQIDYINAHGTSTPTNDKNETAALKALFGGNVPPVSSTKGQTGHCLGAAGAIEAVVSIMAMQEGLIPPTINYATKDEECDLDYVPNVARKAELNAVMSNSFGFGGTNGSIIFKKI